The nucleotide window GGCCGCCTGAGGAGAGTTAACAGCTTCTAAGAGAATGAGTTCCCTTTTCTTCGGGATGACAGTGCCCTCTGCTGGATGCAATCAGCTATGCCCACAACCAGGTCAACAGGGACATGCACCAGAGGACAGCCTTGCAAGCAAGACAACACTGAGGAGCACAGGCTAGTcatcttggccaaaaaaaaactgGACTTCACGTTCTCCCCCTTCTCTGCTCCCCTTGCCCACCTCTGCTGGAAGCGGTCATTGATGGAGACCCAAATATCAAAGTAGATCTGGGGCTCAGTGACATTGTACTTGGGCAGCAGGCGGCTCAGGCAAGTGGCATATTGCTTCAGCATGTCTGCATGGTCCTTCCAACGCCGGCTCTGTGTGAATACCTGCCCCAAACCCCCACATTAGTCCCACCTCGTTGTTATTGAGCTCCGAGACAGGTCATGCAGTGCCGAAGGCACAAAAAGATCCCTGCCTGCTGCCAGTTttgacagggaagaaaaaaaaaaatgagaagcaaaaaACTTCGTGGAAGAATTTTTCTCATCGCTGGGCTAGTGGTACTCACCTTTCCTAAGTCTCATCTCAATTGAGGGATGTGAATGACACTGCCCATTTCAACCCCCACAAAAGAAGGTTCCACCTGGCTCCAGAGAAAGGGCAAAGTGGACCCACAGAGACCAGAGCCCAAAGCTCAAGGGGGCCTCTGAAGGCCAGGAAGTTAGTGGCATCTCACCCCAGGGTTGAGGTAGCCCAGCTCGCCGGTGCGGCCATCACGGTAGGTGATCTTCACGTGCTGGTGGGAGCGGGAATGCACCATCATGTCCCAGGAGTAGCCGTATAGCCCGTTGGTCCAGTTGTTGTACCCCTGAGGAAGCAGGGTGGTGGGAGTCAGCTCCAAGCGCCTCACGCTAACGCTGTCCTCTGCCCAGAGAGGCCCCCATATCTGCCCGCTTCTCTCCTGAGCACTGTCCCCTCTGCCACTATCCAAGCGGACCCCCAGCCCGCACACACCTGGGTGAGGAAGTGGGAATAGGGCAAGAAGAGCTGCTCCAGGAGGTAGAGCAGGGTGAAGGCAGTGCTCAGCTGGTGGCGCAGCCCTGGCTTCTGACTGCCTTTGGCTCGGCTCCTCTTATACAGGCAGGAAGTGCTGGGCTGTGGGGCGGTCTTGAGGGGCAGCAGCTCTTGCAGCTTTTTCGGGCAGTGAGCTACCAGCTTCCGAGGCCACTCAGGAGAGCAGAAGAGAGGGCTGCTGGCCAGCATGACATAGGGGAACATGCCTAGAACAGCGGGGAGGAAACCAGCACTTCAGGAGTTTGACTGGAAAACATGGCTCATCCCCTCCACACACCCCCCTTCCCCTAGGCAGCCTCTCCCAGGTATTCCACTTATGATGAAAGAAGTCCTCAACTGGAGCCTATTACTTCCCACAGAAACTTATCACAAAACATACTAGCTGAGCCCAAAAGCCCTTGGCCGCCTTCTCATCTGTTTCCATCTCTCAGAGATTACATCAGGCTCAGCTTAGCTCCTGTTCCTGTCACCATCTCCCCCTGCCACACGGGCCGCTGGTTCGTCCCTCCCCTGCACACCTGTGGCTTCCTGTTTCCCACCAGATTATAGGAGCTGACCAATGCTGAAAAGCTGGGAATTCATGCAGTGGAAGTAGGACACAAAGACGAAGCCGATGGGTCTTGAGGCATCAAAGAAGAGCAGGAAACCGGCTGAGAGGTCGAGCAGCAATCCACACCAGTGCACCACCAGTAGACTCGTCATCTCCTCGGACAACACAAGTCTGCAGACAGCAGGGTCAAAGCTCAGGCACTAGCATGCATGGAATACTCACAGTTGAGGCACCTCTGCTACCTTCTCCATGCTGCATGATCCACCCTGGCAGGTGGGTAGAGAACTCCACAGAAAGACATCCTCTGGGAGGGTTTTCCAACCCCTTTTCATTTCCACATAATTtaagagtgttagtcactcagttgtgtccaactctttacgaccctagggattatagcccaccacgctactctgtccatggaattttccaacccaggtattgaatccaggtctcagtgttgcaggctggttctttaccatctgagccatcagggaatctcACATACTTCAGGTGTTCAATTTCTTTCAACATGCCCTAAGTAATAAGCAAGGGCAGAGCTCCCagagcaaaatttttttttttttccagagcaaAATTTGAATGAGCAGTGTGTGTGTTATGCAGGGCAGGCTCTTCCTGGAGGTATACCTTCTGGAGGTATACTTTAAAAGGGGAATGCTTGGCTGATATAATGATGTCAAACTTCCAGAACTGGGAGGTGTCAGGGCAGAAGGAAGAGTACAAAGTAAGACAAgaagggggttccctggtggtccggtggttaagaatctgcctgccaatgcaggggacatgcgttcgatccctggtctgggaagattccacagccATGGAGGAACTAAACCCACTCGCTGTGATGGTGAGCCCACAtacctggagcccatgctctgcaactagagcaGTCACAGTAAtgaggagcccacacaccacagcgaGACAGCAGcccctacttgccacaactagagaaagtctataGCAACAAGGAcccgcacagccaaaagtaagagtaaaaaaaggaaggcaaaaggaagaagagatgggaggaagagagaagtcAGAGAGAAGCAGCTCTGCTTTGGGAAGAGTTATTAACAATGGTTTTGTTGGGGAAGGGGAGCTGACTGTCCATCTTCTTGGCACGCCAGTTGAGGAGTCTGGGCAAGAGGCTGGGGCAGCCACCCAAGGACAGAGGGCCCACCACAGCGACTGCTGGGGCACTGACTCACTCTCCAAGTCACCTAGCGCTGGCACTtccctttcctttatttctcttccctTCGCTTCGGCCCATGCTGTAAGTCTCCCAGGGGCAGCTAAGCCTAGATCTTTTGACATCATCAACTCTGCCTTCTGCTGAAGAGGGAGATGAGCGGACAGAGTGAAGCATGAAGCAAATTTAGGCAAAGTGGGAGCAGCAGCTATGACCGGAGACCTGAAGGAGGTGAGCCCCCCAACCCTGCACCTGGCCACTCCAGGCCTCTGCCCTGCTGCTCACTTGAAAGGGCTGAAGAGCCAGTGCCGAGACAGGTATTCCATAGAGTAGCCTTCCACCCAGTCTGCGTCCAGCTTCTTTATGCCCGCAATGAAGTACACGATGAAGATCTGCAAACACGATATGCAAAACGAATATTCAAACGAAGTCAGAACCTCATCCTCCGCAGACAGTCACAAATCAGTTCTGACCTCAGTCCAGGGCCTGAGAGACGAGATCCACTCTATTCATTCATCTCAGACGTTCACTCACCTAACATCCTACAGATGTCAGGCACAGTATTAGGCAAAGTCAGGACGGAAaagtcgggcttccctggtggctcagatggtaaagaatctgactacagtgcaggaaacctgggttccatctctgaattgggaagatcccctggagaaaggagtagcaacccactccagtattcctgcctggagaattccatggacagaggagcctggcagaccacagaccatgcggtcgcaaagagtcggacaggactgagcaactaacactttcactttactttcacttttgaaggaaaagtcatgaaggaaaaaggaaagtcaTGAAGCACAGAGGTTACTCTTTCCACATGAAGATTCTAATCTAGTGGGAATAAAGCTCTATTCTTTCTTTGTATGACAAGGTGAGAGACCCCAGAGATTAGGAAGTAGATTAGATTAGAAAGCAGGGAGAAGCCAGTCCAGCTTTCCagcaaaaagggaaaaagagggatgtccctggtggtccagtagatGAGCGTCTACCTACCAATGCGAGGGACAGGGCTTCAATGCCTGATGTAGGAAGATCCTACCTGCTGAGGGGCAagtaagcccacgcaccacacaACTAATGAGGCCACGCTTTAGAGCCCACAAAGCTCTCttgcccagagcccatgctctgcaatcaGAGACGCCACCACTCTGAGAAATTGGGGCACAGcactgaagagtagcccctgctctccacaactagagagactcGTATGCAGCAATGAatacccagcatagccaaaaagaaaataaatacgtaaaaaattgtttaaatagttgagtttcaaaaaggaagaggggaggaggagaagattCAGGGAGGCCAAGCAGAGTGAAGTCTGGCAGTGGGCAGCCATGCTGCCACTGGCTGTGAAGAACACCCCCTCTCTCCTGAGATCTGGTACCTGGCCACGCAACACAGCATAGTTCCAAAGGGGCACGTGGGCATTCCGCTTCCGGGCACTCAGCAGGCCATCCACAGACCTGCAATGAGAGGGAGAAGGGTGGAGGACAGGTTCTTAGTCCAGTCccatttctcccttgctttttaaatgtcatcATCTCTCTATTCCAGGATATCTCTGTAATGATGTCTCTACTCTaggaggtctcccacattttctCAGTTCTCTGGGCTATTCTGATGCCCTTTCGAATTATTTGAGCACCCTGAAACGATTATTTCAAGTCATAACAGAAACTACTAGTTGTAACTACTAGTGagttataacaacaacaacaaaaaattcagtGTTTAACATCTGTTAGTTAGCAAATTAGTCTCTCCTCATAAAACAAACCAGGAAAAAAACTACAATGCTAGCCCCAGAAGAAAGGGGCTGTAGATCCTCCATTCCCCACCCCATGGCCACAGGGCAGCTGGCAGGAAGACTAGTATACATTGACCTCCTGTTACCTGCATGAGGGAAGGTGTACttccccctgctcctcctgccaccCCATCCACTGCATGGGAGAAGGGCATAAAGAATCACTGATacgcaaaaagaaaaaagattacagTGCTAAAACATGACTaaacttgaaaaagaaggaatttcAGGGAATGTTTGAAAAGCTGGTGTATGAAAATATACACAGTGCATTTAAAGCAAAGTTTCAATTTTCAAGACAAACTGACATTTCACAGACCTGGATGCTAGGATCTAGGGCCAGAGAGTATCTGTTAACAGCTTACCTAGGCTGAGAACTGACAAAACCAGGCTACTAAGATTAGATGTATTCTGGGGAGGCAGAAGCAAAGCAGGTTTTCAAGAAGACACAGAATGAGCAGAGAAGCCAAGAAAGGGGCAGGTTATTATACTGGTGCTCAAGAGCACTGGAGTCTACCATTAGGGAGACCTGGAGTCTCATTTATGCCTCTTAACTGCTTGGTGACCTTAGGCAAATCCTTTATTTCTCTAagccttaatttcttcatttataaaatgggaatagcaTGATGGACCTCATGGGGTTATAACATGGAAAAAGCAAAAGTGTTTAGCGTAGTGCTTGGCATGTGTAAAGTCTTCAGTGAATGACcagtattttttcaaattgtgCAAAAATCACAAAAATGAGACTTTCTGGGGTATTCTGTCAGAGAGTgttagtcacgcagtcatgtccaactctttgtgatcccatggattgtagcccattaggcttctctgtctatggaattctccaggcaggaataccagtcattcccttttccaggggatcttcctgatccagggatcaaacctcggtctcctgcactgcagacggattctttaccatctgagccaccaggaaagctcaagtGCCTCTCAATTCCTTATGATGAGAGCTGGCCACTCTAAATGAATGTAAAGGTTTACAAAAAGGGGATATCTGCATAGATGTACTGACAATTGACATGTAATCAGTGACTGATAAATCACTAACGAATCCAGTGTTTGAGTTTTTCTTCCCATGCCCATGTTATTGACAGTTCATACTTGCTTTTTACTTAGTAATAGAAGGATTCCTTAAAGATCATCAGCTCTGCCACCCTGTCTCCAAATCCCTTTTTCACCTCCCCTGAAAGATGGTCACATAagccagaggtgggggagggttaCCTCCTCCAGGGACAGCACTGCTGGGCAGCCCTGGTGGGCCCTCTCCTTCTGACATGCTTCTGCCCCACAGCAATGTCTACTCTTGGCTCTAATTCTGTCCCTCACAGAAAAAGTCTGCTCCCTCTTCCACATGACCACCCTCGAAGTATTTGAAAACAGCTATGTCTGGCTTTAGTCTTCTCTTCTTCTAAGAGGATTACAGGAAGTGGACAGATCAAGGCACCTGGGGAGATAGGGAAAGAGTGAAGGGGTGGGAATGGAGCCATTCTGCTTGTGGTCACCCTCAGAGCTCCCACCTTGCTGACCCTTGCCCCTCCCGAGTCCATCCAAGTTACCTTTACTTGTATACAAGTTACCTTTACTCTGCAAAGCATGGTTGAAGATATGCTTGCTGGGACAAGTGCTAGGACCTTACTGGGCCCCTACCTCTGGGGACCATCCTGATGCAGCCAACCCCTCCCTTGTGCCCCCTAGACTCATACCAGTAGTGGTGTGCGTCCACAAATGTCAGCTGAAAGGCCAACAGGCCATACAGATAGGAGTGGTTGTTCCACGACGTCTTGTCCAGGAGAAACACATACCAGTATGGCAGCAGGAATAACACACAGCTTATCCGGTAGCACAGGCCCAGCATCATGCCCAGTGCCCCTGGGATTGGTAGAGGAGAGATTAAAAGGTCAAAGGGTCGCCACAGGCCCAGCTCCCCTGGGACAGGCTATGAGTGGGGTTAAGAAAATCATCAGATGTTTTATagtcagataaaaataaatttcaactaaatgttatttcaatattttaaaaagagttaaGGGGTCACAGCTCAGATGACACACAGGTCAGCAGGATGAAATTATAAGTTCTAGAAGAAGTGAAATAAGAAaacctagagaattccctggcggtccagcggttaggacttagtgttttcactgccaagggcctaagttcgatccccagtcagggaactaagatcttgcaaaccctgtggcacagccaaaaataaaaatgaaacccaAGACCCTGGTCAATCACCAGCATACTTCAGATTTCTGGGTTTTAGGTAGTCCAGTCAATACACCCATCTCTCCTGCAGTTTCTCTCACCCAGAAACATGACGGTGTAGACCAGATACATCCAGTCAAGTGGCAGTGGCTGCAGGGTGTCCAGCAAGGGGAAGCGACACACCTCCAGGCCATCCAGGTATCTTCGGTCCAGGGAGCTGAGACCCCGCTCCTGGGGAATGTCCAGCACCATCATCAGCCCTGAGAAGGCAGAGGGGGAGGGTGCCGATAGGCCTCAGCAAAGGTAACCATGGAACATACTAGAATACAGTTGAGCACACCCAGCTCCAGAAAGAATTCATTCAACAATAaccatgcttgctaagtcgcttcagtcgtgtctgactctttttaatcccatggactggagcccaccaggctcctctgtccatgggattctccagccaagaatactggagtgggttgtcatttcttcctccaggggatctcctgacccaggggttgaacccgcatctcctgcattgacaggcaggttctttaccactcgcgccacctgggaattgGTTGAGTGCCTACTCTGTGCTAGGCATTATGCCAGTTGTGGGATGTCAGCCACTGTACCTCCCTGAGCCAATTCCCCATTTGTGAGTAGGGGCTCATAATATTTTGCAGGGTCTCagagaagattaaatgaaagaagTGTACAAAATGCTCGAAGCTATTCAGGTTTTGATAGTCATGTTTGTAAAGGTCTGTCCTACTGGCTACACAAAGTGCTCTGGGGTGATGCGCCCTcagcctctttttcttttctggcacAGCAGTATCTGGCCAGCACACTGGGGTAAACAGAAGGGCTACTCAGGTCAGGCAGCCAGCTCCAAATTAATGCAGGATTTCTCAAACCCAGGACAATTCAGTTTGGCCTGGTTAATTATTTGCTGGAGGTCTACCCTGTGGTTCATAGGTCATTCAGTAGCATCCCTGATTTCTGTGTAGATGCCAGTAAccacctcttcccctccccccacacctaGCTGTGACAAATACAAATGTCTTCAGACaatgccaaatgtcccctggacagcaaaaTCGcctccagttgagaaccactgtattAAGGAGAGTAATATCTCGGCGTGTCTGTAACCCATTCCAAACCTACATGCTGTGGCCTATGAGTTAGAAAGGTCTGGATTAGGGAGTCACAGCCTAAATGGCTGCTCTGTCACCCTAGCCATTTCTCTGAAGTCTAGTCCTTAGCATAGTTACTGGAAAACTTCATTCTAGTCCTTAGCATAGTTACTGGAAAACTTCATTCCACAAATAAAATGGGTTTCTGTTCCTCTGTCTCTGTATTTCCTGTAGCCTCGGATCAAAGCACTTCTGATCTCCAAGTCCTAATCAGAGGAGACAAAACTGGGTTACAAAGAGTTCTTCCAGGATATTAGTCACTTCAGCTCTTAGAAAAAGGAAGGTTAGCCCACTAAGCAAGTAAGTATCCAAGAAACAGACAAGGGACCATTGTCATTCTCTCACCCCCAACCACGCTGGCACCTCCCAGACACTGGACTTACCGAAGAGAAAACGGAAGACTGCTAGGCTTGCAGGATCCGTGGGTCTATTCAGCAGGGTCACCAACCTCTCCCAGCTGGACACATCTGTCCACTCAAAACCCAACAGTTTCCCCATTCGGCTGCCCTGACGGGGCCCTGAAGTCTGTGCAGCCTTGTCTTTCTTTACTTTGTCTGCAACCAATAAATGGAGAAAGTTGCACGTGCACGTGTGGGAATGGAGATGTTTTAAAACAGACTCCTCAAATCAGAAAAATCTCCGTCTAGGGCTTCTGCAGCCCCTCCTCCAGGATCCCCCAATGCCCCAGAACCTTTCTCAGACTGCAGCCCCTAATGGCAAAGCGCCCTGAATGTCATCACCCACCCCGAAACCGAAGACTGTAATCTCTCTCTACAAGACCCTTCCCACCCGAGGCTCCCTTCCCCAGCCAGGTCCCGCAGGGCATCCCGCTCCAACCCCTCTGAAAGCCGCGCCCCTCTCTATCAGCCAAAAGGCAGGGCTCTGAGCCTACCTGAGCCCCGCGGGGCCCGCGCGGGTCGAGCAGAGACCGCCATGGCCTCGGGAAGGTAGATGTGCCACAGGAACAACCTCCGAGCCCGGGGGCGTCTCCAGGGGCGGCTCCCCTAAGCCCCGCCTCCCCGACACATCAGCACGCGCGAGGCCGGCCGGAAAGCGCGGAGACTGTCGTGAAGGGCCCTAGTCGGCCGCGCCGGACTCCCTGCTTGGCGGCAGAGGGCGGAGCGAGGAGTCTGGGGGCGGGGCAACGAGGTCGCGAGGGGGCGTGGTCAGAACCCGCCTTCTCTGGTGACCGAGGAGTGAAGGTGTACGCGgacctgtctctttttctgtcaagTCTCGTCCCTGAGGCCTCCCGAGCCCTCTCCGTTCTATCAACCTAAAGAAGACTCTGGGCGCCCACGACCTCTCTGGGTCCCTTCCCGCCCCTGTTAGGTCGCTGCAGATGTGTGAACAGTGCGGGCGCAAAAGTCAGACTCTTCCCAGAAGAGTTTCCAGCCCAGTTGAGGATGCACCTGGGAGGGCTGTCCCGGCCTGGAACCAGAGGTTTGAAAGCAGCAGGAAAACCGGAACGACCTGACTGCAGAAAGAATGCAGAGTAGGGATAGTGAATAGAGTGTGTTTGGTTGGGTAAGGTGAGTCTTGAACAGCTTTGTAACATTGTTTCTCTGCCTTGGAATTGACAAGCAGGATCCGAGGAAGGCATCTTAGTGCAGGGGTTCTCACACTTTTTAGTCTCAGGACCCCTTTACGTTGCTACATACATTATTGAGAACCCTAAAGAGCTTTTTATGAATAATAAgttatatttttccatatttaccCTCTTGGAAATTTACCCTGAGAAATGTTTGAAATATGCATTGAttcactaaaaggaaaaaaagtaatgaaCCCATTACATGTTTACATcaataacatttttatgaaaaaatatattttccacactaaaaaatatatgagaataGGATTGTTTTACATGCAGATCTCTTTAATGCCTGGCTTAATTGAAGAAAGCTGgattctcatttctgtttctgcatTCCATCTGTTGTGATTGAAGTATATGAAGGAAATCTGGTCTCACAAGTACTGTTGGTAAAAAAAGAAGTATGTTAATAGGCTCTTTAGATAATTGTGGACAT belongs to Cervus elaphus chromosome 11, mCerEla1.1, whole genome shotgun sequence and includes:
- the GGCX gene encoding vitamin K-dependent gamma-carboxylase isoform X2; translation: MAVSARPARAPRGSDKVKKDKAAQTSGPRQGSRMGKLLGFEWTDVSSWERLVTLLNRPTDPASLAVFRFLFGLMMVLDIPQERGLSSLDRRYLDGLEVCRFPLLDTLQPLPLDWMYLVYTVMFLGALGMMLGLCYRISCVLFLLPYWYVFLLDKTSWNNHSYLYGLLAFQLTFVDAHHYWSVDGLLSARKRNAHVPLWNYAVLRGQIFIVYFIAGIKKLDADWVEGYSMEYLSRHWLFSPFKLVLSEEMTSLLVVHWCGLLLDLSAGFLLFFDASRPIGFVFVSYFHCMNSQLFSIGMFPYVMLASSPLFCSPEWPRKLVAHCPKKLQELLPLKTAPQPSTSCLYKRSRAKGSQKPGLRHQLSTAFTLLYLLEQLFLPYSHFLTQGYNNWTNGLYGYSWDMMVHSRSHQHVKITYRDGRTGELGYLNPGVFTQSRRWKDHADMLKQYATCLSRLLPKYNVTEPQIYFDIWVSINDRFQQRIFDPRVDIVQAAWSPFRRTPWLQPLLMDLSPWRTKLQEIKSSLDNHTEVVFIADFPGLHLENFVSEDLGNTSIQLLQGEVTVELVAEQKNQTLQEGEKMQLPAGEYHKVYTVSSSPSCYMYIYVNTTEVALEQDLAYLQELKEKVENGSETGPLPPELQPLLEGEVKGGPEPTPLVQTFLRRQQRLQEIERRRNAPFHERLVRFLLRKLYIFRRSFLMTCISLRNLALGRPSLEQLAQEVTYANLRPFEPVGEPSPVNTDSSNSNPPEPDSDPVHSEF
- the GGCX gene encoding vitamin K-dependent gamma-carboxylase isoform X1; this translates as MAVSARPARAPRGSDKVKKDKAAQTSGPRQGSRMGKLLGFEWTDVSSWERLVTLLNRPTDPASLAVFRFLFGLMMVLDIPQERGLSSLDRRYLDGLEVCRFPLLDTLQPLPLDWMYLVYTVMFLGALGMMLGLCYRISCVLFLLPYWYVFLLDKTSWNNHSYLYGLLAFQLTFVDAHHYWSVDGLLSARKRNAHVPLWNYAVLRGQIFIVYFIAGIKKLDADWVEGYSMEYLSRHWLFSPFKLVLSEEMTSLLVVHWCGLLLDLSAGFLLFFDASRPIGFVFVSYFHCMNSQLFSIGMFPYVMLASSPLFCSPEWPRKLVAHCPKKLQELLPLKTAPQPSTSCLYKRSRAKGSQKPGLRHQLSTAFTLLYLLEQLFLPYSHFLTQGYNNWTNGLYGYSWDMMVHSRSHQHVKITYRDGRTGELGYLNPGVFTQSRRWKDHADMLKQYATCLSRLLPKYNVTEPQIYFDIWVSINDRFQQRIFDPRVDIVQAAWSPFRRTPWLQPLLMDLSPWRTKLQEIKSSLDNHTEVVFIADFPVSSRHLGVGWELLPLAGLHLENFVSEDLGNTSIQLLQGEVTVELVAEQKNQTLQEGEKMQLPAGEYHKVYTVSSSPSCYMYIYVNTTEVALEQDLAYLQELKEKVENGSETGPLPPELQPLLEGEVKGGPEPTPLVQTFLRRQQRLQEIERRRNAPFHERLVRFLLRKLYIFRRSFLMTCISLRNLALGRPSLEQLAQEVTYANLRPFEPVGEPSPVNTDSSNSNPPEPDSDPVHSEF